A portion of the Oceanispirochaeta sp. M1 genome contains these proteins:
- a CDS encoding porin → MNLIIGSSFKYEADSFPGRAGFELTEAEIKTSGTYLEKLKYSLSFDLSELIGDDPALKNAYIQYNFADPFRIRAGQSKIPFGQEYSLGVSDRVYITHSEGSKLIVPDRSVGTIISGKNIFNSFGYKLGIHNSSTYEEEENVSGHIVFSGNLFYNNKGIKTGYELLYSSDETFSHGAYLQLNLPLKKDINLFFIGEYLEQRYFNYHWNHSLYTAVSLRVNAWEPLIYFDYFNDNVGYDGVEDKLIPGLGFNVYFLNDKLRLLCDLRTEYLFSQPEDYTHKIHNHSLTVKLILEI, encoded by the coding sequence TTGAATCTCATTATCGGCAGCAGCTTCAAGTATGAAGCCGATTCATTCCCGGGGCGAGCCGGTTTTGAACTGACTGAGGCAGAAATAAAAACCAGTGGAACCTATCTGGAGAAGCTGAAATATTCTCTCTCCTTTGATCTCTCAGAGTTGATTGGAGATGATCCGGCCTTGAAAAATGCCTATATCCAATACAATTTTGCAGATCCATTCAGAATCAGGGCAGGTCAATCAAAAATACCCTTTGGACAGGAATATTCCCTTGGCGTGAGTGACAGAGTCTATATAACTCACTCTGAAGGAAGTAAGCTGATTGTTCCTGACCGTTCTGTGGGTACAATCATTTCCGGAAAAAATATATTTAACAGCTTTGGCTATAAGTTAGGTATTCATAATTCTTCGACTTATGAAGAAGAGGAAAATGTATCAGGCCACATCGTATTCAGCGGCAACCTTTTTTATAACAACAAAGGGATAAAAACAGGATATGAACTGCTTTATTCAAGTGATGAAACCTTTTCTCATGGTGCATATCTCCAGTTGAATCTCCCCCTGAAGAAAGATATAAATTTATTTTTTATTGGAGAGTATCTCGAACAGCGCTACTTTAATTACCACTGGAATCACAGCCTCTATACGGCAGTTTCTCTCAGGGTCAATGCCTGGGAACCGTTGATCTACTTTGATTACTTCAATGACAATGTAGGATATGACGGAGTGGAGGATAAGCTGATTCCAGGCCTCGGTTTCAATGTCTATTTTTTAAATGATAAATTAAGACTGCTGTGTGATTTAAGAACAGAATATTTATTTTCCCAACCCGAAGATTATACACACAAAATCCATAACCACAGCCTCACTGTTAAGTTGATACTGGAGATATGA
- a CDS encoding nucleotidyltransferase domain-containing protein, translating to MRLKQYEIQSIKEVVSKYFPEGSTVSLFGSRSDDNARGGDIDLFIRTDLTGIELQEARIRTMAGISLRIGEQKIDIVCYSGKEKEKSLIILEALRTSIPL from the coding sequence ATGAGACTGAAGCAATATGAGATACAGAGCATAAAAGAGGTTGTAAGTAAATATTTTCCAGAAGGATCAACGGTGTCCTTGTTCGGGTCCCGCAGCGATGACAATGCCAGAGGTGGTGATATAGATCTTTTTATACGTACAGATCTGACTGGAATCGAGTTACAGGAAGCCAGGATCAGAACTATGGCCGGGATCAGTCTTCGTATAGGTGAGCAGAAAATTGATATTGTCTGCTATTCTGGTAAGGAAAAAGAAAAATCTTTGATAATTCTTGAAGCATTAAGGACATCTATTCCCTTATAA
- a CDS encoding FecR domain-containing protein: MKKLLFILLILSLSSPLWADIRVDEIQGNVEIMLPGAMSWSKTEQGAELPGDCRISTGFNSSAVLLVNGETRVTLKALSRLTVEEAAKQSDGAQNTRLYLGSGRIRADVKKSQGRIHDFKVRTPVATAAVRGTSFDMASGRLDVTEGTVTFTVGSYSFSVKRGQSSRVSVVNGRPGLLSPTVAVLTDRQVQSSTGSTGSGDGSDSSGRSGYASIELR; encoded by the coding sequence ATGAAAAAGTTATTATTTATTTTATTGATACTATCCCTCTCCTCCCCCCTCTGGGCGGATATTAGGGTGGATGAGATTCAGGGGAATGTAGAGATTATGCTCCCCGGAGCGATGAGCTGGAGTAAAACAGAGCAGGGAGCGGAACTTCCGGGAGACTGCAGAATATCTACAGGTTTTAATTCCAGTGCTGTTTTACTGGTAAATGGTGAGACCAGGGTAACCCTTAAGGCTCTGAGCCGGCTGACTGTGGAAGAAGCCGCAAAACAGAGCGACGGTGCCCAGAATACCAGACTTTACCTGGGAAGCGGAAGAATCAGGGCTGATGTTAAAAAATCTCAGGGAAGAATCCATGACTTTAAGGTAAGAACCCCTGTAGCCACTGCGGCTGTAAGGGGAACCAGCTTTGATATGGCCTCGGGAAGACTGGATGTTACAGAAGGTACTGTGACATTTACGGTAGGCTCCTACAGCTTCAGTGTTAAACGGGGACAGAGTTCCAGGGTCAGTGTTGTTAACGGCAGACCCGGACTTCTCAGCCCCACTGTGGCCGTCCTTACAGATCGTCAGGTACAGAGCAGCACCGGAAGCACAGGGAGTGGCGATGGCAGTGATTCCTCGGGTAGAAGCGGTTACGCCTCGATTGAATTGAGATAA